CTCGTACGTGGTTTCCTTGTTCAGCTCGACGGTCAGGTCGACCACGGACACGTTGGAGGTCGGGACACGGAAGGCCATGCCGGTGAGCTTCTTGTTCAGCTCGGGGATGACCTTGCCGACGGCCTTGGCGGCGCCGGTGGACGACGGAATGATGTTTTCCAGGATACCGCGGCCGCCGCGCCAGTCCTTGGCGGAGGGACCGTCGACGGTCTTCTGGGTGGCGGTGGCGGCATGCACGGTGCTCATCAGGCCGCGCTTGATGCCGAAGTTGTCATGCAGCACCTTGGCGACCGGGGCCAGGCAGTTGGTGGTGCAGCTGGCGGCCGAGACGATGGCCTCACCGGCGTACTTGGCGTGGTTGACGCCGTACACGAACATCGGGGTGTCGTCCTTGGACGGGGCGGACTGCACGACCTTCTTGGCGCCGGCGGCGATGTGCTTCTCGCAGGTCTCCTTGGTGAGGAACAGGCCGGTGGCCTCGATGACCAGATCGGCGCCGATCTCACCCCACTTCAGCTCGGCCGGGTCCTTCACAGCGGTCAGGCGGACCTTCTTGCCGTTGACGATCAGGTTGCTGCCCTCGACCTTGATGTCGCCATTGAAGCGGCCATGCACGGAGTCGTACTTGAGCATGTAGCCGAGATAGTCAGGGGCCAGCAGATCGTTGATACCGACGATCTCGATATCCTTGAATTCGGCTTCGTTCACCACCGCGCGGAAAACCATGCGGCCGATACGACCGAAACCATTAATACCGACTTTGATTGCCATGTTTAACTCTCCGTCTTCTGAAGGTAAATTGAACCCTAAAAAACCATTTCAGCCACGGAAACACACGGAAGATATCGAAATACTATACATTTCCGGAGCGACTGTTCACCACCGCACGGGTGATGTGGGCACCTGCATACGGCTTATGACCTGTTCCGTGTTTTCCGTGTCATCCCGTGGCGAACGTGGTTTTATAGGTTGAATCTGTCAGCCAGGCGAGGCCGTCTACAGTACCGACTCCACGGTCTTGACCACGTTCTCCACGGTAAAGCCGAACTCCTTGAACAGCTGACCGGCCGGGGCGGACTCACCGAAACGGTTGATGCCGACGATCTTGCCATTGCAGCCGACATACTTGTACCAGCCGTCGGTCACGCCGGCCTCGACCGCGACACGGCGGCTGACGGCGGCGG
The genomic region above belongs to Gammaproteobacteria bacterium and contains:
- a CDS encoding glyceraldehyde-3-phosphate dehydrogenase, which produces MAIKVGINGFGRIGRMVFRAVVNEAEFKDIEIVGINDLLAPDYLGYMLKYDSVHGRFNGDIKVEGSNLIVNGKKVRLTAVKDPAELKWGEIGADLVIEATGLFLTKETCEKHIAAGAKKVVQSAPSKDDTPMFVYGVNHAKYAGEAIVSAASCTTNCLAPVAKVLHDNFGIKRGLMSTVHAATATQKTVDGPSAKDWRGGRGILENIIPSSTGAAKAVGKVIPELNKKLTGMAFRVPTSNVSVVDLTVELNKETTYE